CAAGCTCCCCAGGATCATCATGACGCTGCCGTTGGTGAAGGAGTGCTTGATGGTGTCCGAAAGGGGGACGCTCTGCCGGCTGTCTTCCTTGTCGTATTTGCGCAGGAGGATCACGCCCACGATGATGGCCGGAGATTCCATGAGCGCCATGACGGCGACCATGTGTCCATCGAACGCCAGTTTCTGCGCCTCCAGGAACGAAACCGCCGCGATGAAGGTCACGGCGCTGACCGAGCCGTAGGCCGCCGCGATGGCGGCGGAATCGCTCACGGGGAATTTGCGCTTCAGGAGGAAAAAGACGTAGAGGGGAATGGTGGCGGCGATGGCGATTCCGAACAGAAGCGAGGCGAAAATCCGCAGGTTGAGCCCACTATGCGCCAATTCCTGTCCACCCTTGAATCCGATCGAAAACAGGAGGTACAGGGAGATGAATTTGGTGATGGATTCGGGGATTTCGAGGTCGCTCTTGACGAGAACGGCGAGGGTCCCGAGGGCGAAGAACAGGAGAGTGGGATTGGTGATGTTGGAAACAAGGATTTGGAAATCCATCGGAGTCCAATTCAATGATCGATTTGCGAATGTCGAATGCTCATCTACAGGAAACCTACACGGGGTCGGGGAGGCGGGCAACCTCGGACGACCGGCTCCAGAAACTTCGGGTCACCTTCCTTTGCTTTGTCCCGTGAAGCCGAAGGTTTGTCGGCAACGGATTGGTACATGAATATCTTTCGGACGAACCACCGGAAGGAAATCAGCCTCCTGTCTGAGGTTTTCATTCTCGCGGGCGATTTTTTTGGGGCTTCCATGGTGATTTCGACTGTGGTTTGAGCCTGAACGTGGAATTCACCTGAGCGAAAGAACCATCGCATGACCCCAACTCCTCTGCAAATCGTCGCGCTGGTGTTTTTCGTCCTGGCCCTGTTCCATGTCTTCCTGGCCTCGCATTTCGAAAAACTTGCCCATCGTTTCCCCAGG
This DNA window, taken from Fibrobacterota bacterium, encodes the following:
- a CDS encoding sodium-dependent bicarbonate transport family permease gives rise to the protein MDFQILVSNITNPTLLFFALGTLAVLVKSDLEIPESITKFISLYLLFSIGFKGGQELAHSGLNLRIFASLLFGIAIAATIPLYVFFLLKRKFPVSDSAAIAAAYGSVSAVTFIAAVSFLEAQKLAFDGHMVAVMALMESPAIIVGVILLRKYDKEDSRQSVPLSDTIKHSFTNGSVMMILGSLLIGFIADTKQAEGIKPFTTDIFKGFLSIFLLEMGMVTARRFAAFRKYGWLASSFGIVIPLFNGCAIAALSGLFIPEVGNRFIFAILAASASYIAVPAAMRLAAPKADPGLYIPMALGITFPMNITLGMPLYLLVVQAT